The nucleotide sequence GCTCTGGTACGAGGGCATGGTCGACCTGCTGAAACCGTTCGCGGTCGATGTAGCCTTTCTGCCCATTAACGGCAACAAACCCGAACGGCGCGTGGCGGGTAACCTGAACCCCGACGAAGCCGCCCGGCTTGGCCGCAACATCGGGGCCCGGCTTGTTGTACCACATCACTACGATCTGTTCGCATTTAATACCGCCGACCCCGCCGACTTTGTGCGAGCCTGCAAACAGCAGGGTACGCCCTACCGGGTTATGCAACTGGGTGAACGCATTACGGTGTAATCTGGCCCCGGCGGGTCAGTATGAGTAAATCTGACTGGGGGCTGAGTTTACCCCGTAACAGTCACCTTTTCAGCGGCCTGTGGAGAGAACAGGCAAACCCAGGCAGTACAGCATTTGTCATTCCTATGAAACTTCTTCTTTTCCTACTTGCTCCCCTGCTGGTTTGCGCCCAGACGCCCAAGCCGAACTTCAAGATTCAGGTGGTTGATAATCAGATTGACATTGGCTATGGGCTGGCCATTGGCGACGTCGACGGCGACCGTAAGCCTGATATTCTGATGGCCGATCAGAAAGAGTTTGTCTGGTATCGGAACCCCGGCAACAAAACCAGCCCGTGGACACGCTACGTTATGGCGGCCAACCTGACCCCGCAGGATAACGTCTGCATTGCCGCCCGCGATCTCGATGGCGACGGGCGCGTAGAGGTAGCCGTAGGGGCCGGCTGGAATCCGGCCGAAACCAGCGACAGTACGAAATCCGGCGCTGTTTTCTACCTGATTCGACCCAAAGACCCAACGCAGCTCTGGGAGTCGGTACGGTTGCCGCATGAGGTAACGACCCACCGGATGCGCTGGGCGAAAACGGGCTCTGCTTATCAACTGGTTGTTGTGCCGCTGCACGGGCTGGGCAACAAAAACGGCGAAGGCCGGGGCGTTCGGGTCTGGGGTTATGAGCTGCCCAAAAATCCACGCGGTGCCTGGAAGCGACACCTGGTTGATTCAACGCTGCATTTGACGCACAACTTTGAAATCTGGGAAGATGGCCCGACTACGGGTCTGATTCTGGCCGGAAAGGAAGGCGGTAAAATTCTGGAATGGAAAAATGGCGCGTGGCGTTACATGCCCGACGAGGCCGCCCGTAACGCGCTCGGCCTGCTCACCAACAACGTAGAAGGCATCGGCGAAATCCGGCGGTTCAACAACGGCAAGGGTATTGCGACCATTCAGCCCATGCACGGCAGCTTGCTGCAGGTCGAAAATGGCTATTATTCGCTCAAAACTCCGCGCGCAGTCATCACCGATAAGGAAATCAGCGTGCTCACAGACAAGTTCAGCCAGGGGCACGCGCTGGTGTGCGGTGATTTTTTGGGGGTGGGCCACGACCAGATCGTAGCGGGCTGGCGCAATCCGAATGCCGAAGGGAAAGTTGGCGTCCGGCTGTTTATGCCCCAAGACACGGATAATTTCCAGGGTTATCCGCTGGACGACAGCGTACGAATGGCCTGCGAAGACCTTCAGGCCGCCGACCTCGACGGCGATGGTGATTTGGATCTGATCGCATCGGGCCGGGCAACGCTGAACGTCCTGATTTACTGGAATCAACTAAAACCCTGACCGTTTGCCGAGCTGATGAGGCTGTGCACAGCCGGAAGCAGAGGTTACCGCTTGTGTAACTGGCCGGCCATTGAACGTAGAGCCGACGCCAGACCTTCGAGCCGGTAGGCAATATCACCTTCCGACCCCATCCGCGTACTGAACTCAACGGTTTGCGTAGCCAGCGTTTCCAACAGGCTGCTCAGCTCACCGGAGTTGATTTGGTCGCTGCGCAACTGGGTTTTCACCCGTTCGAGCGTATCAGCAATCTCGACCGTGTTATCGCTTTGCCGCAGTTCTTCCAGCCACTGGTCAATAATTCCCGTGCCGTTCTGGGGCGTAGCATTGATCAGATCGGCCTCCAGAACACCCATCGTTGAGTCGAGCAGATCGGTTGATTCTTCGTGATTGAGCATGGTCGTAAAGGATTGAGTAAAATCAGGAAACCATTAGTGGCCGTCCATCAGAACTGACTGGCGAAGTTACGTAAGGCAGTGGCCAGTTGCCGAAGCTGACGGGCGTCGGCCTCTTCAACGACGGGTTCGTGCGAAATAGCCGACGTATGACTGGCCATATTCAGCAGCAGCAGCCGGATTTTATCCCCGTCCAGATCCCCCGATTTCAGGAGGTCCCGCAGCATTTCCAGTTCTGCTACAATCCGTTCGGCACCGACGTCGCCCCGTAAGGGGTTCAGCCAGCCTTCGATCAGCAATATGCCCCGCTCAGGAGTGAGCATGGTGGTATTCCCATCCCCGAACGCCCCCAGCGTGTCGGTCAGCATCCGGTGTTCTAGTGTGTTTTCTGCTCCTTGCATAGTATCGTGAATGAAATAGGTCTAAAAAACAGTCGGGCAATGGGCTGTAACCGCTACAAAACAGGTTATAATTTACGGCCGAGATTCCGTAGAAACGCTGCCAGACTTTCCAGATTACCCGTCCAGTTCCCTTCAGCGCCCGAAGCTTCGGCGGCCTGCTGTGCCTGACCGGCCAGTCGCTCTATCACCTGCCGAACATGTTCATTGTTAGGTTGCGAAGCCTGCAATTCGGCCCGCAACTCGTTGAACGAACCTTCGAGCTGACTCAGTTTTGGGTTACCCTGTAACGCCTGCAGCCAGCCGTCGATGAGCATGACGCCCTGAGCCGGCGAAAGTCCGGCCTGATCAGCGTCCCGGAAGGTTACCAGCGTATCCTCGAGCATTCGCTCTTCGAGTATGTTCGATCCCATAATTTTCAGAGTACAACCTAACCAGTCCGCCGACTTTCGCGAGTCGGCGGACTGGAAATTATTAAAGTTGGGCGGCAAACAACCGCAGCGACGTTGCTACATTTTCGAGCTTGCCAGCGGTTTGCTCCTGAATATTCGTTCCCTGTGCAATCTGCGACGTATGGTCAGCCAGCGTAAGCAACAGGTCACGAATCCGGTCCGGGTCCGGGTTAGCGAATTGTAATTGTCCGCGTAACTCTTTCAACCGACCTTCAACGATTTCGGTGCTGGTATTACCTTCAATGACTTTCAGCCAGCCATTGATGAGGGTTACGCCATCGGCGGGTGAAGCCGACGTTACGTCGCCCAGGCCGCCGGTTGTCTGCTCAAACAGACGTTGATCTAATGCGTGTGATGCCATGGTTTGTCAAATTCAACGAGTCTTACATTGCCGGGTACTTCGGCCCCAAATCGTACCGCTTTACGATACGGTTGAAAATTGACCCGCGAAGTTGCGCAGGGCGGTTGCGAGCGTTGTCAGCCGCGAAGGCACGTCTCCTTCGGTTTTGGTTGCCATCTGCTCAGTTTGATCGGCCAACTGGTTCAGCAGGTTCTGCAGCCGGGTAGGATTCGGCGCACCGGTTTGAAGCTCTTCGTGTAGCGCCCGCAGCGGCTCCATGACGTCGCCGGCGGTATGGTTATTTTTAATGGATGAAAACCAGTCAGTAATCAGCGACATGCCTTCCTGGGGCGAAGCTGCCTGACCCTGATCGAAAGCCCGGATGGTATCGTCAATCAGCGTAGTTGCCGATGAGCCGTTCGTTTGAGAATGTTGATTAGCCATAATTCGTTGAGTACCGCCCAAGCGGTTTTGTTATGTCAGAATAAAACCAGTCTGCTACCGGTTTGTTTGCCGGTCCGTAAAAGAGTGGCTGCATGAACGAGCCTGCCCGGGTCAGGGCCGTCTACTGTTCACGCAGCCACTCTTCCTGTTCAATTAATACTGGGATCGCCCTCCCGATGAGCCGCTGCCCGAATCGGCCGTACCGCCCGAAACTCCGGAGCGCTGCGTACCGGAATTGGCGCTGTAATCGTCCCCGTTGGAGCCGGTACCGTAGCCCGAACCATAGGGACCACCATCCTGCGGCCGGCCACTGTCGCCCGATGAAGCCCCGTAGGCGCTGCCGCTCTCCGATTCTCCCTCCTCTTCGCCCATCCCCGACGAACTGCCCGTGGTTGCGCTCATGCCGCCATCGCTGCCGGTGGTATCATCCATACCCATAGCGGAGTCGTTGGTGCTGACCGTACCGCCCGTGCTGCGGTTCGACAGGTCGTCGTCATGATTGGTGCCGAACGCCGACGCGCCGGTGCCGCTAGTCGTCGATTCTCCGCCAACGGTGCTGGTCATGGGTGCCTGCCCGCCCGTCCTGGCCGGACCGGCAGAACCGCTCATCTGATCGGCAAAGCCCTGAAGCGCTTCTACCAGCGCCTTCAGCCGGGTTTGCACATCCGTTTCGGCTGAATCAGCGGCCGATTCTACCTGATCAATCAGGTCGCGCAGTAGCTCCGATATATGGTCACCATCGGGGTTGCCGCTCTGGAGTTCAGCTTTTAGATCGCTCAGGCCGCTGGCGACCGTATCGGTACTGTTCTGGTCGCTGTTGCGCAAAGCGCTGATCCAGCTGTCAATGAGCGAAATACCATCCATCGGCGAAATGCTCGTTGCATCGCCATTAAAGGCGTTGATGGTGGTCGTAATCAGGTTCGAAGCGTGTTGGTCAAGTGCCATAGAATAATCGCGGTTAACTGGGAAAGCAGGCCCGATTGCGTTCTTCGTCCGAAGCCCTGCTTTACCGGACTGATTGGTTTATTGATTAATGGAACCGGTTACCTGCCGGTGCAGATTTTCGAGCGTAGCAATCAGCTGCGCGAGTTCGACCTGTTCGGCGCTGGCTTCGGCCGAGGCCGCTACTTTCTGCGTCTGGTCGATCAGATCCTGCAGCAGCGTCGCAATGCGCTGATTGTCGGGTCTGTTATGCCGCTGTAAGGTGTCGAGTTCGGCCCGCAGACTTTCAAGCGTATCGGCAATATCGTCGGTCACTTCATCACCGGTCTCGTCGAGCCGGTTGAGCCACTGGTCAATCAGCGACAGCCCGTCGGTAGCCGTTGTATCGTCAATGGCACCTTCAAACGTGTTCACCGTCTGCTCGATGAGCGAAATCTGGTTTTGGTCTTTCGAGATCATCGGAATTAGGTTTATTGATTACCTGATTGAACAGAGCCAGCTCCATATAGACCCCGCGCAAAATCGTTCAGGGCCGTGGACAGGTTCTGCAGTTGCTGTTTATAGGCTCCATCGGCAGCATTATTACCCAGGTCAATGGTTGCCCCGGCGAGATCCCGCATAACGCGCTCCACCGTTCGCATATCGTTGTTGTTGAGTGCATCGCGAAGCTTCTCGAGCGGCTCCGCCACCCATTGCGTGCTTACGTCCGAGCGCACCACGCCAATCCAGTCCTGAATCAGATTGACGCCTTCATCGGGCGACGTTGCGGGTGCGCCACCACTCAGCATCTGTAGCGTATTGTCCAGGATCGAGTCTATTTTCTGATCGTGCTGTGCCATGTGTGTATTGTTGTTCGGGGTTTTGTTGACTAATACAGAGCAGACGCGTGGCGCTGACGCCCGGGGCTCAAAGCGCGCCCAGATCCTGTGCGAACGAGCGCAGTAAATCGGCCAGTTGCTTCAATGAATTGGTGTAATGACCTTCGGCTGAGCGCGACAGGTGTTCGGTCTGCTGAGCCACCTGATTGAGCAGGTTGCGGACGCGGTCGGCATCAGGCTGCATATTACTCAGTTCATCGTAGAGCGCCTGCAGGCCTCGTGCGGCTGGTTCGGCACCGTCCGTATGATTGAGAACTGAGATCCAGTCTTTAATTAAATCGGCGCCGGTCGCGGGTTGCAGATCCCGTTGCTGCAGGGTCTGCAACGTCCCTTCGAGCATCGCCGACGGATGAGCGTGTGCCATAACGTTGAATCAATTAGTTTTGATTTAAAGAACCGCTCTCCGTATGGATTGTTCTTTGGAGTGCCTGTTTTCACACAAAACCTATTGACTGAATCGAATTCGAATGGACGCGACTCGTTTACTACCCGACGTGCAGTATCAGTTTGCCCGCAGCGGGGGGGCCGGTGGTCAGAATGTCAACAAAGTAGCCACGAAGGCGGAGTTACGGTTCAACGTTCGCCAGTCGCCCCTGCTGACCGATGCGGAGCGGGCTGTCCTGGAAGATAAGCTGGCTACTAAACTAACGACCGAGGGTGAGCTGGTGCTGACCCACCAGACCGAACGGACACAGCTGGCCAATAAAGAGAAGGTAACGCAGAAGTTTTATCGGCTCATTGAAAAGGCTTTTGAAAAGCCAAAGCCCCGGAAAGCCACAAAACCCTCGAAGGCATCGGTAGCGGAGCGTATCGCCGGGAAAAAGCGAAAAGGAGAGGTAAAGGAAGGACGCCGAAAAGTGGATTACTAAGCCCGGTAAACCAAATCGGCCCCGATGTGTCGGGGCCGATTTGGTAAGAATTCAATTTTACAGCTCGCGGATCTGGATGTTGCGGTACCAGACGCGCTCTTTAGGGCTGTGATTTTGCAGAGCGATTTTGCCTTTAGCATGTGGCGTAGCGTAAGGCCAGCTGGCAAATTTGCTTTTGGCGACCATTTCTTTCCACTGGTCGGTTCCGTACTCATACTCAACGACTTTCTTACCGTTGAGGTAGTGTTCAACGTGATTATTGTTCACCACAATCCGGCCTTTGTTCCATTCGCCCGCTGGCTTTGCGGCATTCATATCAGAGGGCGGCTGAACGTCGTAATTGGCCCCCGTCAGCTGGCTGTCTTTGAGTTTATACGGCTTGCCTTCGCCATCCAGATACCCTTTGTCGTCGATAACCTGATACTCCGGTCCCGACATGTAGGTTGATTTGATATCCGGGCTGTCGATTACTTTATACACAACCCCGCTGTTGCTGCCCTTCGGAATTTTGAAATCGAACTCCAGTTCAAAGTTTTCGTATTCCTTATCCGTTACGAGGTCGCCCCCCGTACCATCGGGTGTCATGGTTCCGTCCTCAACAGACCAGCCAACGACCCCGTCTTTATGGTAGCTGTGCCAGCCTTTAATGGCCTTTCCGTCGAACAGCGACGTCCATTTAGGTTTCTTGATGGGGGGCGCGGCAAACACCATTGTGCTGAGTAGCAAGCAGGGAAGAAGGAATTTTTTCATGAGCTTCCGGAATGTTTTACGGGTTAAAGGTATAAAAAATCCCTTAGCCTATGATTTTCTAAATCGCTGGCTAAGGGATTTCGGATTGGAAACTATGCGCTCATCTGCGCACCTAGGTCGCCATTTCACGGGCGGCTTCCGGATCGTTGTATTTCCGGTCCAGACCTTCGGTTGACTTCTGATCAGAGCGGTCGTTACCCTGAATCATGTCCTGAGCCGTCACGCTGCTTTCGTCCATCATTTCGCGGGGCAGCTGCTGGGCTTCCTGACCTTCTTCAGGCCGCTCACCCGGCTGATACTCGTCTGCATCTTTTGCGTTTACGTCGTACGGGCGCGCCGAATCACCGGTATCCGGCTTAACTTCCATTCCCTGATCGTCGGGTGCAGCGGCTAAACCCTGATACTGGTTCCCAGGCACAGCCGCGCCCGGTATCAGGTCGTCGGCCGACGAGGGGGGCATCGGTGGCCCCGCCGTAAACGTAACAAAATTTAAAGCGCTTTCACCAGCCTGCCGGACTGAGCGGGCGTTAATCTCATGCGAACGATCGGGCTGATCGGGCTCCTGGATTTCGGGCTGCTTCGGCTGTGGCGTACCCGGCAGGTCGGGTATCTCCGGTCCCGGATCGGGATTGTAGGGCGGTGTTTCGGGGATACCCGGCACAGGCTGTGTCGGATCGCCGGGCGTACCCGGCGTTGGCGGAATCATGTCGCCCGAAGGATAGACGACAGATGGCACATAACTGCCATTCGCCACCTGCCACAACCCGAACGTGGTCGTTGGCGTAGCATCATTACGCTGTTCGGTGCGACCATTCGGTTCGTCTTCGGAAGGCAGACCTGTATTGACCGTTGCGCCCGCATCGGGATTACCCGTAATATCGCCCACGGCAATCGGATCGTCGGGCATCACGCTTGGGTCGAACATCGTACCCGCCCGCAGAGCGGCATCCGAGTTTTCGTATTTTTTCTTGTCATCACCCTGTAAGGCCCGTTCCTCGTCGCTGCCCACCCGAATGCGGGGCATGTCATCCGAAACGTCGGCGTCTGTATCTCCGATCGGGACCAGTTTGCCATCCACCAACTTTACCATGTTGGTTTCGGCTTGATCGGCACTGAACATGGTTTCAGCGTGTTCGCTCGAAACGTTGTCGGCCTGTCTGGCGCCATCGGAAAGATTTGCGTTGTTTTCCATGATCGTTGTGAATGTTTTGGTCTATGGAAAACCACCGGAGACAGAAAAGGTTTGAGGCCCTCAAGCCGCACCGATAATATCTCAGTATTACTTGAGTGCGTCGAACAGGATCTCCGCCGGGTGCTGCGCTTTCCGGCCGGTACCGTCCTTGATCTGGTGACGACAGGACGTTCCGGCTGCCGAAATGATAACGGATTCGGTTGTGTTCCGCACCGCCGGAAATAACACCAGCTCGCCAATCTGCATCGACAGATCGTAATGCTCGGCCTCGTAACCGAATGAACCGGCCATGCCGCAGCAACCGGATGGAATCAGCTGCACCGAATAATTTTTAGGTAACGACAGCACTTTCTTGACCGGCACCATGCTCGACAGGGCTTTCTGGTGGCAATGGCCGTGTACTTTTACCTGACGCGCTTCGGTCGTGAACAGGCTCCGGTCAATCCGTCCGGCATCAGCTTCGCTAGCCAGCCATTCTTCAAATAGAAAGGTATTTCTGGCGATACGCTGCGCGTCGGCTTTCAGCTCGGTCGGGACCAGATCGGGGTACTCGTCGCGGAACGTCAGGATAGCCGATGGCTCCAGACCAATCAGGGGCGTTTCGTCGGTAACGAGGTCTTTGAGCAGGGTTACGTTCCGAATGGCAATCTTCCGGGCATCTTCGACCAGACCTTTCGACAGATACGTCCGGCCACTCTCGACATGCTCCGGAATACGGACGCTGTAGCCTAATCGCTCCAGCAACTGAATGGCTTTCTGGCCAACTTCCACGTCGTTGTAGTTGGTAAACTCGTCGCAGAACAGCAGAGGGCCTGGAGCCGATGGCCTGGGTACAACCTTATTCGCGCCCTGCCCCCGGCCCTTCGCCCAGTGCCGCAGGGTTGTGCGGGCCAGCTCGGGCATGGTCCGCTCGGGATGAAAACCAACGGCGCGGTTCGCCATGCGCCGGATCGCAGGGGTATTGTACATGGCGTTGTAGGCCCAGGGTGCCAGACTCGCCAGCGACATCAGGCGGGTAAAGTTTCCAACCAGCCGGGACCGGATCGGAACGCCCCGTTCGGCATATTGCTGCTGGATGAACTCGGCCTTCATACGGGTCATATCGACACTGCTGGGGCATTCCGCCTTGCAGCCTTTGCAGGACAGGCACAGGTCCAGTACCTCGTTGACGGCTTCGTAGTCGCGGTAGGCAGGTTTTTCCTGGTTCGTATAAAAGTGCCGCAGGATGTTGGCCCGCGCCCGGGTCGTATCGCGTTCGCGCCGGGTGGCCATATAGCTGGGGCACATTGTTCCACCCGAAATTTCGGTTTTCCGGCAGTCGCCCGAACCCGAGCACTTTTCGGCCAGTTCGAGCAAGCCGCCATCCCGCGAAAAATCAAAAATGGTTTTGGGTTGCGGCACGACTACGTCGGCTTCCGAACGTAACGACTCGTTCATGGGGGGCGTATCGACCACCTTGCCGGGATTGAACGTATTGTGCGGGTCCCAGAGCGTTTTGACGACTTTGCAGAGCAGATAATTTTCGGGGCCGAGCATGAACGCGATGCACTCGCCCCGCAGCCGCCCGTCGCCGTGTTCGCCCGACAGCGAGCCGCCGTATTTTTTCACCAGTTGGGCCGTATCCATCAGCAAGGCCCGGAACTTGGCCCGTCCTTCGGAAGACTTCAGGTTGATGAGCGGTAGCGCGTGGATTTCACCGGCTCCGGCATGGGCCGAATATTCCAGTTTCAGGCCGTGCTGCTCCCAGGCCATGCGGTCCAGCTCGTCAATGTAGTCGGGCAGGTCGTTTACATCAACGGCCGTATCCTCAACCACATTGGCCGGTTTATCGTCGCCGGGAATATTGTACATGATACTCAGGCCCGCCTTACGTAACGCCCAGGGTTTTTTCGTGTCTTCGTCGAACAGAACCGGGTAGGCGTAACCTAACTCTTTTTCCCGCAGGGCATGAACAAACGCGTCGGCCCGCTGCGCAACGCCTTCCGCTGTTTCATCAAAAAACTCAACCATCAGGATTGCCTTCGGGTCGCCTTCAACAAAATAGCGGTTCTTGGCCTGCTCAATGTTAGTTTTGGTGAGTTGCAGGATGTAATCGTCCACCAGTTCGGAAGCCGAGCAGCCGTGCGCCAGCGCCACCAGATTCGCTTCCAGCGACTGCCGGATGGTATTGAAATGAGCGCAGACCAGGGCCGTTTCTTTCGGCGGCAGCGGCAGCAGATTCAGTTTGGCTTCGGTAATAAAGCAAAGCGTACCCTCCGAACCGGCAATCAAATGCGCAAAATTGAACGGAGCCTCGGCCTGGAAAAAAGGAAGCAGGGCATCCAGCGCGTAACCCGTATTCCGGCGCGTTACGGTCGGTTTGGGATAGCCGTCGCGGATATTTTTCTGGACGGCAGTATCCGACAGCCAGTCGCGGAACTGAACGTAAAGCCGCTGTTCGAGCGGACTGACGACGTTTTCGCCCCGGCATTTGGCCTCGAACTGCAACCGGGTAAGCGGCCCGAACGTTACTTCGGCTCCGTCGCTCAGCACCGCCCGAACTTCCAGCAGGTGATCGCGGGTGGTGCCCCAGATAATCGAGTGTAGGCCACAGGAGTTATTGCCGATCATACCGCCGATCATGGCCCGGCTGGCCGTGGACGTTTCGGGGCCAAACAGCAGACCGTGCGGCTTGAGGAACGCGTTGAGATCATCGCGGATAACCCCCGGCTGCACGCGCACCCACTGCGCCGGCGCGTTCACCTCCAGAATCTGTCCGAAGTACTTGGAAATATCGACGACAATCCCGCTGCCAACGACCTGTCCCGCCAGCGACGTTCCAGCCGCGCGTGGAATCAGCCCCAGGCTATTGGTCTGCGCAAACCGCAGTAGCCGCTTGATGTCGGCAACGGATTTAGGCAGGGCCACCGCCACCGGCATTTCCTGATATACCGACGCATCTGTCGCGTAAAGCACCCGCTGGGCAGTATGTTCGGGCGATTCATCGAAATACAGGTCGCCCTCGAACGAAGGCTGTAACGTAGGAAAGGGCGGTTTGGGCGTCAGGCGAAACATAGACGGGGGTTCTGGCTTTTCGGGAAAGACCGGAACGATTAATCTTGCTTAATTCTCCGGCTCGGTACGGATTACGTTGGTTTACGAAGCGGGTGCCAGCCGGAAACAGAAAAGCAATAACCATACGGATTATTGTTTCATAAAGGTACGAAAAAGGAAAACGTCCGACGCAACTCCGGTCCGGATCAAGTGCCTGCCAGCGCTGCCCATCCACGAAACTACCGATACATG is from Spirosoma taeanense and encodes:
- the arfB gene encoding alternative ribosome rescue aminoacyl-tRNA hydrolase ArfB — translated: MDATRLLPDVQYQFARSGGAGGQNVNKVATKAELRFNVRQSPLLTDAERAVLEDKLATKLTTEGELVLTHQTERTQLANKEKVTQKFYRLIEKAFEKPKPRKATKPSKASVAERIAGKKRKGEVKEGRRKVDY
- a CDS encoding FG-GAP repeat domain-containing protein, which translates into the protein MKLLLFLLAPLLVCAQTPKPNFKIQVVDNQIDIGYGLAIGDVDGDRKPDILMADQKEFVWYRNPGNKTSPWTRYVMAANLTPQDNVCIAARDLDGDGRVEVAVGAGWNPAETSDSTKSGAVFYLIRPKDPTQLWESVRLPHEVTTHRMRWAKTGSAYQLVVVPLHGLGNKNGEGRGVRVWGYELPKNPRGAWKRHLVDSTLHLTHNFEIWEDGPTTGLILAGKEGGKILEWKNGAWRYMPDEAARNALGLLTNNVEGIGEIRRFNNGKGIATIQPMHGSLLQVENGYYSLKTPRAVITDKEISVLTDKFSQGHALVCGDFLGVGHDQIVAGWRNPNAEGKVGVRLFMPQDTDNFQGYPLDDSVRMACEDLQAADLDGDGDLDLIASGRATLNVLIYWNQLKP
- a CDS encoding FAD-binding and (Fe-S)-binding domain-containing protein is translated as MFRLTPKPPFPTLQPSFEGDLYFDESPEHTAQRVLYATDASVYQEMPVAVALPKSVADIKRLLRFAQTNSLGLIPRAAGTSLAGQVVGSGIVVDISKYFGQILEVNAPAQWVRVQPGVIRDDLNAFLKPHGLLFGPETSTASRAMIGGMIGNNSCGLHSIIWGTTRDHLLEVRAVLSDGAEVTFGPLTRLQFEAKCRGENVVSPLEQRLYVQFRDWLSDTAVQKNIRDGYPKPTVTRRNTGYALDALLPFFQAEAPFNFAHLIAGSEGTLCFITEAKLNLLPLPPKETALVCAHFNTIRQSLEANLVALAHGCSASELVDDYILQLTKTNIEQAKNRYFVEGDPKAILMVEFFDETAEGVAQRADAFVHALREKELGYAYPVLFDEDTKKPWALRKAGLSIMYNIPGDDKPANVVEDTAVDVNDLPDYIDELDRMAWEQHGLKLEYSAHAGAGEIHALPLINLKSSEGRAKFRALLMDTAQLVKKYGGSLSGEHGDGRLRGECIAFMLGPENYLLCKVVKTLWDPHNTFNPGKVVDTPPMNESLRSEADVVVPQPKTIFDFSRDGGLLELAEKCSGSGDCRKTEISGGTMCPSYMATRRERDTTRARANILRHFYTNQEKPAYRDYEAVNEVLDLCLSCKGCKAECPSSVDMTRMKAEFIQQQYAERGVPIRSRLVGNFTRLMSLASLAPWAYNAMYNTPAIRRMANRAVGFHPERTMPELARTTLRHWAKGRGQGANKVVPRPSAPGPLLFCDEFTNYNDVEVGQKAIQLLERLGYSVRIPEHVESGRTYLSKGLVEDARKIAIRNVTLLKDLVTDETPLIGLEPSAILTFRDEYPDLVPTELKADAQRIARNTFLFEEWLASEADAGRIDRSLFTTEARQVKVHGHCHQKALSSMVPVKKVLSLPKNYSVQLIPSGCCGMAGSFGYEAEHYDLSMQIGELVLFPAVRNTTESVIISAAGTSCRHQIKDGTGRKAQHPAEILFDALK
- a CDS encoding 3-keto-disaccharide hydrolase, whose protein sequence is MKKFLLPCLLLSTMVFAAPPIKKPKWTSLFDGKAIKGWHSYHKDGVVGWSVEDGTMTPDGTGGDLVTDKEYENFELEFDFKIPKGSNSGVVYKVIDSPDIKSTYMSGPEYQVIDDKGYLDGEGKPYKLKDSQLTGANYDVQPPSDMNAAKPAGEWNKGRIVVNNNHVEHYLNGKKVVEYEYGTDQWKEMVAKSKFASWPYATPHAKGKIALQNHSPKERVWYRNIQIREL